From Fundidesulfovibrio terrae, a single genomic window includes:
- a CDS encoding bile acid:sodium symporter family protein: protein MIAKALKRMSKDWFLAGMISAVILATLFPQVGMTGGTIHADQLADWGIFSVFLLHGLGLSTERMWAGMSRWKLHLSVQLMTFVMFPLLWLGINALFGKMLAPALLLGFFYLCALPSTISSSVAMTGIAKGNVPGAIFNATLSSLLGVFLTPLLVSFVTGSGVEGGISLGQAIMKISMLLLLPFLIGQALRPMIGTWFDKHKKTINPFDKCVILMLVYSSFCDSVKSGLWTDYGMGTLGAALLGAGVILTVVLFCTTRIAIWMGFDMEDRITAVMCGSKKTLASGVPMAKMLFGAHPGLGLIVLPIMFYHQLQLFACSILAERYARRPRPETVA, encoded by the coding sequence ATGATCGCAAAGGCATTGAAACGGATGTCCAAGGACTGGTTCCTCGCCGGAATGATCTCGGCGGTGATACTGGCGACGCTTTTCCCCCAGGTCGGAATGACCGGCGGGACCATCCACGCGGACCAGCTGGCCGATTGGGGCATCTTCTCGGTGTTTCTGCTGCACGGACTGGGCTTAAGCACCGAGCGCATGTGGGCAGGCATGTCCCGCTGGAAGCTGCACCTGTCCGTGCAGCTCATGACCTTCGTGATGTTTCCCCTGCTGTGGCTCGGCATCAACGCCCTGTTCGGCAAGATGCTGGCTCCCGCGCTGCTTCTCGGGTTCTTTTACCTGTGCGCCCTGCCGTCCACCATCTCCTCTTCGGTGGCCATGACCGGCATCGCCAAGGGCAACGTGCCCGGGGCCATCTTCAACGCCACCCTGTCGAGCCTTCTTGGCGTCTTCCTCACCCCCCTGCTTGTCAGCTTCGTCACCGGAAGCGGCGTCGAGGGAGGCATCTCCCTGGGCCAGGCCATCATGAAGATTTCCATGCTGCTGCTCCTGCCCTTCCTCATCGGCCAGGCCCTGCGGCCCATGATCGGCACCTGGTTCGACAAACACAAGAAGACCATCAACCCCTTCGACAAGTGCGTCATCCTCATGCTGGTCTACAGCTCGTTCTGCGACTCGGTGAAGTCCGGCCTGTGGACCGACTACGGCATGGGGACCCTGGGGGCGGCCCTGCTGGGAGCGGGCGTGATCCTCACAGTGGTGCTCTTCTGCACCACCCGCATCGCCATCTGGATGGGCTTCGACATGGAGGACCGCATCACGGCCGTGATGTGCGGTTCCAAGAAGACCCTGGCCTCCGGCGTGCCCATGGCCAAGATGCTCTTCGGAGCCCATCCTGGACTTGGGCTCATCGTGCTGCCCATCATGTTCTACCACCAACTGCAGCTCTTCGCCTGCTCCATCCTGGCTGAACGCTACGCCCGCAGGCCTCGGCCCGAGACTGTCGCGTGA
- a CDS encoding DsrE family protein has product MTKFLFVLSRGPEDTTRSVRALFLAKVAANKGHDVTVFLLDEAVYWVNLGMAEKVRIPTGDALIDQINELRSKNVKFLVCKPCAEARLIGEDDLPAGFEISTAAVLIDMAVEAKVFSF; this is encoded by the coding sequence ATGACCAAGTTCCTCTTTGTGCTCTCTCGCGGCCCGGAAGACACCACCCGCAGCGTACGCGCCCTGTTTCTGGCCAAGGTCGCGGCCAACAAGGGCCACGATGTGACGGTGTTTTTGCTGGACGAGGCCGTCTACTGGGTGAACCTGGGCATGGCCGAAAAGGTGCGCATCCCTACGGGAGACGCCCTCATCGACCAGATAAACGAGCTCCGGTCCAAGAACGTGAAGTTCCTGGTGTGCAAGCCGTGCGCGGAAGCCCGGCTCATCGGCGAAGACGACCTGCCGGCCGGATTCGAGATCAGCACGGCCGCCGTACTCATCGACATGGCGGTGGAGGCCAAGGTATTCAGTTTCTAG
- a CDS encoding rhodanese-like domain-containing protein codes for MSKILALVLTVTALWAAVALAQTGQAPSNPAKLTTLGKYCTAMEAYLMWRAKPKEVTILDVRTPEEYSFVGHAEMALNIPVSLFNAKFNAETKRYGMDDNPDFTSQVSMRLGKNDTILVMCRNGERTAPAVNKLAQAGFTNVYSVVDSFEGDAVTDPESVYNGKRMKNGWKNYGLPWTYSLNPDLVWSK; via the coding sequence ATGAGCAAGATTCTGGCCCTCGTATTGACCGTCACCGCTTTGTGGGCCGCCGTGGCCCTGGCCCAGACCGGCCAGGCGCCGTCGAATCCCGCCAAGCTGACCACCCTCGGCAAGTATTGCACCGCCATGGAGGCATACCTGATGTGGCGCGCCAAACCCAAGGAAGTGACCATCCTGGATGTGCGCACCCCGGAGGAATACAGCTTCGTGGGGCATGCCGAAATGGCCCTGAATATCCCCGTGTCTCTCTTCAACGCCAAGTTCAATGCCGAGACGAAGCGTTACGGAATGGACGACAACCCCGACTTCACGTCTCAGGTCTCCATGCGTCTCGGCAAGAACGACACCATCCTGGTTATGTGCCGTAACGGAGAACGCACGGCTCCGGCGGTGAACAAGCTGGCCCAGGCTGGTTTCACCAATGTCTACAGCGTGGTGGACAGCTTCGAGGGCGACGCCGTCACCGACCCCGAGAGCGTCTACAACGGCAAGCGCATGAAGAACGGCTGGAAGAACTACGGCCTGCCCTGGACCTACTCCCTGAATCCCGATCTGGTCTGGTCGAAGTAG
- a CDS encoding cellulose synthase subunit BcsC-related outer membrane protein, producing MKRYRAIIYAALLTGLCGVASAQTAAPVVERQGQGPSVVRESESPGVRTTPQEPSSVERSAQPGRRAGSGDADGVAIPADQLVAAGWERFKAGDWLLAEDAFAKALATARGETALRARLGLGYTSVRLGKLPQARENFQAAVDAGYNLQETLPALLTVLKAQGDREALKRYAAMLPESQRGQWAEVKPEEAAPSPTQTAQAPAAEAGVRQAFTLAGANPPAAKLQAMLARYAGALGSCSDADVFLKIAQGLSGQGQSAQARPVLTKLLSCPRLDFGIRLGAFYELAAITPPDIAREHLHRYQETAKGLTEKQLQSLRELAVVLDKKEMGQPGIIKSRRLELAGDILKASPGDPDARAALAWDALDKGEPAKAYDAFRALKDQYPSRQDVLAGLGYCLYHLGRLDEALAVASAQSGDPAMKDLAYQVYVKKAFAAVEAKDYPLATAMAKKAAGVWPEGAEVREVEGWTAFGKGDFTQAYAVFQERYAATGDKRYLSPMLLALSRSGQRVKAFSTAAQLAADANPEGKAAAAGFYKDQNAPILAASASDNKDPATANAATQMADAVGFVRSKTGDSGFSRLTEWSAPASYSLAGRDGWRLTGAFTPTFLSSGNAPAIPYAGSYYAQASGVPPRNSLITDLTVYTPSLSLDVEGPYKLRFQGGTTPLGGPIAVMPTFTANASAPEWEVQLHQKPVTESILSWVGQRDPYGSKTWGRVLRSGGQGAYVFTPAEKWFVSAGGGAEYIWGHNVADNAGVKGNLSAGRTFDILDNQLALGAFGTIKHYARNLNFYTFGNGGYYSPDLLFIAGPFVRLRSPQYRDYWFDLEGSVGYMYERTAGASKYPVTGASVFAPTSGQIAEIGGSYSGKSDTKFSYSAKGEALKLLTPYLAAGVFGGVNNAADFREAYGGLGLRLYLDPQASFWAPKGLFRYYTPLASD from the coding sequence ATGAAACGGTACCGCGCGATCATTTACGCGGCGCTCCTCACGGGCCTGTGCGGCGTCGCCTCCGCGCAGACGGCGGCCCCCGTGGTGGAAAGGCAGGGGCAGGGACCGTCGGTGGTCCGTGAATCGGAATCCCCCGGCGTCAGGACCACCCCGCAGGAGCCGTCGTCGGTGGAACGGTCAGCCCAGCCGGGCCGCCGGGCCGGTTCCGGTGACGCCGATGGCGTGGCCATCCCTGCCGATCAACTCGTCGCGGCGGGGTGGGAGCGGTTCAAGGCCGGGGACTGGCTCCTGGCAGAGGACGCCTTCGCCAAGGCCCTGGCCACGGCGCGCGGCGAAACAGCTCTGCGAGCCCGCCTGGGCCTGGGGTACACGAGCGTGCGCCTGGGCAAGCTCCCCCAGGCGCGGGAGAATTTCCAAGCGGCCGTGGACGCGGGCTACAACCTCCAGGAGACGCTCCCGGCGCTTCTGACCGTGCTCAAGGCCCAGGGCGACCGTGAGGCGCTCAAACGCTACGCGGCCATGCTCCCCGAGTCACAGCGTGGCCAGTGGGCCGAGGTCAAGCCCGAGGAGGCCGCGCCCTCACCGACTCAGACGGCTCAGGCTCCCGCCGCCGAGGCGGGCGTACGCCAGGCATTCACCCTGGCCGGGGCCAATCCCCCGGCCGCGAAGCTCCAGGCCATGCTGGCCCGGTACGCCGGGGCGCTGGGCTCGTGCTCAGACGCGGACGTTTTTCTCAAGATCGCCCAAGGGCTCTCCGGCCAGGGGCAGTCGGCCCAGGCCCGGCCCGTGCTCACGAAACTGCTGTCCTGCCCGCGCCTGGACTTCGGCATCCGCCTGGGCGCGTTCTACGAATTGGCCGCCATCACCCCGCCGGACATCGCCCGCGAGCATCTGCACCGCTATCAGGAGACGGCGAAGGGCCTCACGGAAAAGCAGCTGCAGTCCCTGCGGGAGCTGGCCGTGGTCCTGGACAAGAAGGAGATGGGGCAGCCCGGAATAATCAAGTCCCGGCGGCTCGAACTGGCCGGGGACATCCTCAAGGCGAGCCCTGGCGACCCCGACGCCCGAGCGGCCCTGGCTTGGGACGCCCTGGACAAGGGCGAGCCAGCCAAGGCTTACGACGCATTCCGCGCGCTGAAAGACCAATATCCCAGCCGCCAGGACGTCCTGGCCGGGCTCGGCTACTGCCTGTACCACCTGGGCCGCCTGGACGAGGCCTTGGCCGTGGCCTCGGCGCAGTCCGGAGACCCGGCCATGAAGGATTTGGCCTATCAGGTCTACGTCAAGAAGGCTTTCGCGGCCGTGGAGGCCAAGGACTACCCCTTGGCCACGGCCATGGCGAAAAAGGCGGCAGGCGTCTGGCCGGAAGGGGCGGAGGTCCGCGAGGTTGAGGGCTGGACCGCCTTCGGCAAGGGCGATTTCACCCAGGCCTACGCCGTGTTCCAGGAACGCTACGCCGCAACGGGTGACAAGCGCTACCTCTCGCCCATGCTTCTGGCCCTTTCCAGGAGCGGGCAGCGGGTGAAGGCTTTCAGCACGGCCGCGCAGCTGGCCGCGGATGCGAACCCCGAGGGCAAGGCCGCAGCAGCGGGGTTCTACAAGGACCAGAACGCTCCCATCCTGGCTGCCTCCGCCTCGGACAACAAGGACCCGGCCACGGCCAACGCGGCCACCCAGATGGCGGACGCCGTGGGGTTCGTGCGCTCCAAGACCGGCGACAGCGGGTTCTCCCGGCTCACCGAATGGAGCGCCCCGGCAAGTTACTCCCTGGCCGGGCGGGACGGCTGGCGGCTCACGGGCGCCTTCACCCCGACCTTCCTTTCCAGCGGCAACGCGCCCGCCATCCCATACGCCGGGTCCTACTATGCCCAGGCGTCCGGCGTCCCCCCGCGCAATTCGCTCATCACCGACTTGACCGTCTATACCCCAAGCCTCTCCCTGGATGTGGAGGGGCCATACAAACTGCGCTTCCAAGGCGGGACCACCCCCCTCGGCGGCCCCATCGCCGTGATGCCCACCTTCACCGCCAACGCCTCGGCTCCCGAATGGGAGGTGCAGCTGCACCAGAAGCCCGTCACCGAGTCCATCCTCTCCTGGGTGGGCCAGCGCGACCCCTACGGGTCCAAAACCTGGGGGCGCGTGCTGCGAAGCGGCGGGCAGGGTGCGTACGTTTTCACCCCGGCGGAGAAGTGGTTCGTGAGCGCGGGCGGCGGGGCCGAATACATCTGGGGACACAACGTGGCGGACAACGCCGGGGTCAAGGGCAACCTCTCCGCCGGCAGGACCTTCGACATATTGGACAACCAGCTGGCCTTGGGCGCGTTCGGGACCATCAAGCACTACGCCCGCAACCTGAACTTCTACACCTTCGGCAACGGCGGCTACTACAGTCCCGACCTGCTGTTCATAGCCGGGCCGTTCGTGCGCCTGCGCTCGCCGCAATACCGCGACTACTGGTTCGACCTGGAAGGCTCCGTGGGCTACATGTACGAGCGCACCGCCGGGGCGTCCAAGTATCCGGTCACGGGGGCGTCCGTGTTCGCGCCGACGTCCGGCCAGATCGCCGAGATCGGCGGCAGCTATTCCGGCAAGAGCGACACGAAGTTCTCCTATTCGGCCAAGGGCGAGGCGCTCAAGCTCCTGACGCCTTATCTCGCGGCTGGCGTCTTCGGCGGCGTGAACAACGCGGCTGATTTCCGCGAAGCCTACGGCGGACTCGGCCTGCGCCTGTACCTGGATCCCCAGGCGTCCTTCTGGGCTCCCAAGGGGCTCTTCCGGTACTACACGCCGCTGGCCAGTGATTGA
- a CDS encoding glycosyl hydrolase family 8, translating to MRLQQSFLRHLVPWKWDVSTAPRLGCVCALSVLLFCSPSMAHAQVPREWDSYKSKFIQQDGRVIDFVNKQMSHSEGQGFTMYLALAFGEQALFDTVWTWTRNNLVTVGRDGLAAWAWGRRDDGSWGVLDANDASDADIFLAWTLLRAGERWKNKDYIDAARAMTGAIQAKLTVEAGGRLILLPGREGFVKPGEIAFNPSYFVFPAFHDLARAGDTAFWRRLHASCRELVGKSLAGPLKLPPDWMAFSGGSLTPWGDKGRYFSYDAIRVPLYLSWDLDRASLAGFTDVIGLFKKSGSLPARFGLTPGADDEGEAPAGFYAVLARAAETLGDGPGAAALWEKAEAKLANEKEDYYSHVLFLMSKTRGLQ from the coding sequence ATGCGATTGCAACAGAGTTTCCTTCGGCATCTTGTTCCCTGGAAGTGGGACGTTTCAACCGCGCCGCGCCTGGGGTGCGTCTGCGCCCTGTCTGTTTTGCTGTTTTGTTCCCCTTCCATGGCCCATGCGCAGGTTCCCCGCGAGTGGGACTCCTACAAATCCAAGTTCATCCAGCAGGACGGCCGGGTCATCGACTTCGTCAACAAGCAGATGAGCCATTCCGAGGGACAAGGCTTCACCATGTATCTGGCCCTGGCTTTCGGCGAGCAGGCCCTTTTTGACACGGTGTGGACCTGGACGCGCAACAACCTGGTCACGGTCGGACGGGACGGTCTCGCCGCCTGGGCCTGGGGCAGGCGCGACGACGGTTCCTGGGGCGTGCTTGACGCCAACGACGCCTCCGACGCCGACATCTTCCTGGCCTGGACGCTCCTTCGCGCCGGCGAACGCTGGAAGAACAAGGACTACATCGACGCGGCCCGGGCCATGACCGGGGCCATCCAGGCGAAGCTGACCGTCGAGGCGGGCGGGCGCCTGATCCTGCTGCCCGGCCGGGAAGGGTTCGTAAAACCCGGCGAGATAGCCTTCAATCCTTCGTATTTCGTCTTCCCCGCGTTTCACGATCTGGCGCGCGCGGGCGACACGGCCTTCTGGCGCAGGCTTCACGCCTCCTGCCGGGAGCTTGTGGGGAAATCCCTGGCCGGTCCGCTCAAGCTGCCGCCCGACTGGATGGCCTTCTCGGGCGGCTCGCTGACGCCCTGGGGGGATAAAGGCCGCTATTTCTCCTACGACGCCATCCGGGTGCCGCTCTATCTCTCCTGGGACCTGGACCGCGCCTCCCTGGCCGGTTTCACGGACGTGATCGGGCTTTTCAAAAAGTCCGGATCGCTTCCCGCGCGCTTCGGGCTCACCCCCGGCGCGGACGACGAGGGCGAGGCCCCGGCGGGCTTCTACGCCGTGCTGGCCCGGGCCGCCGAAACCCTGGGCGATGGCCCGGGAGCCGCCGCGTTGTGGGAAAAGGCCGAGGCCAAGCTCGCCAACGAGAAGGAAGACTATTACTCCCACGTCCTGTTTTTGATGTCCAAGACGCGAGGATTGCAATGA
- a CDS encoding amphi-Trp domain-containing protein has translation MGEKTVLMDVKETMLRYDAAVMLRNLADDLAQGKIATSGGDVEIGGTLKVECKGKRKPKAEGAKASIKIELSWHAPDA, from the coding sequence ATGGGAGAGAAGACCGTACTCATGGATGTGAAGGAGACCATGCTGCGCTACGACGCCGCCGTCATGCTCCGGAACCTGGCCGACGACCTGGCGCAGGGCAAGATCGCCACCTCCGGCGGCGACGTGGAGATCGGGGGCACCCTGAAGGTCGAATGCAAGGGCAAGCGCAAGCCCAAGGCCGAAGGCGCCAAGGCTTCCATCAAGATCGAGCTTTCCTGGCACGCCCCCGACGCCTGA
- a CDS encoding glycosyltransferase: protein MPDPPGVHHHVLLERRGGAAGVARTLARMQASERSVSLSFEAAEPGGAEPGGLESFLCPPDRLAGCAPAGRIVHVHATKDWGGLLSGFLSVPRPLVVTAHDCALITGGCVYPASCPKHELGCPDPCPRDYPDTKRTRAERHALVRDVRPAMVSPSSWLAGLLRREWPDLAVKVVPNGVVVPPELMEKASARAKLGIAPEARVALFLAHGGTRAGYKGGGRYEALFARIAALVPGALGVVAGGEAAERHGGMLFLPYLEGEMLSVVLCASDVLVYPSLADNHPLIVLEAMAHGLPVASYAVGGIVEQVLDAVTGRLAFPMDEDGLVSAASALLTDHSLARAMGENGRQRALRHFTAERMAADYAKVYARLVAVPGGSSPDQGQMG, encoded by the coding sequence ATGCCTGACCCGCCCGGCGTGCACCACCACGTGCTCCTTGAACGCAGGGGCGGCGCGGCTGGAGTGGCCAGGACGCTCGCGCGCATGCAGGCGAGCGAGCGCTCGGTCAGCCTGAGTTTCGAAGCGGCCGAACCCGGAGGAGCCGAGCCCGGAGGACTGGAATCCTTCCTCTGCCCGCCGGACAGGTTGGCCGGATGCGCTCCCGCCGGCCGCATCGTCCACGTCCACGCCACCAAGGACTGGGGCGGCCTGCTCTCGGGTTTTCTGTCCGTTCCCAGGCCGCTCGTGGTCACGGCGCACGATTGCGCGCTCATCACGGGCGGCTGCGTCTATCCGGCATCCTGCCCCAAGCACGAACTCGGCTGTCCGGACCCGTGCCCGCGCGATTATCCCGACACAAAGCGCACCCGCGCCGAGCGCCACGCCCTGGTCCGGGACGTGCGGCCCGCCATGGTCTCTCCGTCGTCGTGGCTGGCGGGCCTCTTGAGGCGGGAGTGGCCGGACCTCGCGGTGAAGGTGGTCCCCAACGGCGTGGTCGTGCCGCCGGAGCTCATGGAGAAGGCCTCCGCCCGGGCGAAGCTCGGCATCGCGCCCGAAGCCCGGGTGGCGCTGTTCCTGGCCCACGGGGGCACGCGCGCCGGGTATAAGGGCGGCGGGCGCTATGAGGCGCTGTTTGCCCGCATCGCGGCGTTGGTGCCGGGGGCGCTGGGCGTGGTGGCTGGCGGGGAGGCGGCAGAGCGGCACGGTGGCATGCTGTTCCTGCCGTATCTCGAGGGCGAGATGCTGTCGGTTGTTCTGTGCGCCAGCGACGTTCTGGTCTATCCGAGCCTGGCGGACAACCATCCGCTCATCGTGCTGGAAGCCATGGCCCACGGGCTGCCGGTGGCGTCCTACGCGGTGGGCGGGATCGTCGAGCAGGTGCTGGACGCAGTGACGGGCCGGCTGGCTTTCCCCATGGACGAGGACGGGCTGGTCTCGGCGGCTTCGGCGCTGCTCACGGACCACTCGCTGGCCCGGGCCATGGGCGAGAACGGGAGACAGCGGGCGCTCAGGCATTTTACGGCCGAGCGCATGGCCGCCGACTACGCCAAGGTATACGCCCGGCTTGTCGCCGTGCCCGGGGGCTCGAGCCCGGATCAAGGCCAAATGGGGTAG